From Lycium ferocissimum isolate CSIRO_LF1 chromosome 12, AGI_CSIRO_Lferr_CH_V1, whole genome shotgun sequence, one genomic window encodes:
- the LOC132041204 gene encoding mitogen-activated protein kinase kinase kinase 5-like isoform X2 encodes MPFTRKAFSLFSSSSASTSPSHESPKSYGGGGKRLTRLRKLRHVDDDDIDLHPNVGSQSMPVSPDCYKNSGSPVSRSSRYQKPCHWSKSVKPQPLPLPELNSVQKQSTSDANMPARVQGDASNCAVIRDPSHQTPVETGNSKHKRSSTPTYRRRHFPQDQNSEGVEENFRLNVPARSAPGSGFTSPNLSPKQYGTADLFRPTFHQASSPPDSSLDRHAGYSIQLSTARVTQSADHSPLSSPRLHPVNRIWNHQNGSLHSHHKSLPESPVDWPEGNNVHPLPLPPGVSQQPQLPTSQNNIDKPDIPYVKGQWQKGKLLGRGTYGSVYEATNRETGALCAMKEVDLNPDDPKSAECIKQLEQEIKVLQHLKHPNIVQYYGSEIMEDSFCIYLEYVHPGSINKYVRDHGGAMTESIVRNFTRHIVSGLAYLHSTKTIHRDIKGANLLVDASGIVKLADFGLAKHLSGCATNLSLKGSPHWMAPEVMQAMIRKDANPELACAIDIWSMGCTVIEMFTGEPPWSGLDGVKAMFSALNKSPPVPETLSSEGKDFLQCCFQRKPEDRPTALMLLEHPFLSNANSREHSATVSGCSEEFSRMKLHSPRDSTNHIMELNLLSPGISSMHAKSPHNG; translated from the exons ATGCCTTTTACAAGAAAAGCATTTTCACTGTTTTCAAGTTCCTCTGCATCTACTTCACCTTCACACGAGTCTCCCAAAAGTTATGGAGGTGGAGGAAAGCGGCTTACTCGGCTGCGTAAATTGAGacatgttgatgatgatgatattgatttgCACCCAAATGTTGGCTCTCAATCCATGCCAGTTTCTCCTGATTGCTATAAGAATTCAGGGTCACCAGTGTCTCGATCCTCTCGGTATCAGAAGCCTTGTCACTGGTCTAAATCCGTCAAGCCTCAGCCTTTGCCGCTACCTGAGCTAAATTCTGTGCAGAAACAAAGTACTAGTGATGCTAATATGCCTGCCAGAGTCCAAGGGGATGCTTCAAATTGTGCTGTCATAAG GGATCCTTCTCATCAAACTCCAGTAGAGACGGGAAACTCTAAGCATAAAAGATCATCTACTCCAACTTATCGCCGTCGGCATTTCCCTCAGGATCAAAATTCTGAAGGCGTTGAAGAGAATTTCAGACTTAACGTTCCTGCTAGAAGTGCTCCAGGCAGCGGTTTTACAAGTCCGAATCTTAGCCCAAAACAATATGGCACAGCAGACCTTTTCCGTCCTACATTTCATCAGGCATCATCACCCCCCGACAGTTCTTTGGATAGACATGCAGGTTATTCTATCCAACTTTCAACTGCTAGGGTTACACAGAGCGCTGATCATTCTCCCCTTAGTAGCCCGAGATTACATCCAGTTAACAGAATTTGGAATCACCAAAACGGTTCTCTGCATTCACATCACAAATCACTCCCGGAAAGTCCTGTAGATTGGCCCGAAGGCAATAATGTGCACCCGCTACCCCTTCCACCCGGAGTTTCACAACAGCCACAATTACCTACCAGTCAGAACAATATAGATAAACCAGATATACCATATGTAAAAGGTCAATGGCAAAAGGGGAAACTCTTAGGACGTGGTACTTATGGAAGTGTATATGAAGCTACTAACCG TGAAACTGGTGCTCTGTGTGCAATGAAAGAAGTCGATCTCAATCCAGATGATCCTAAATCTGCTGAATGCATAAAACAGCTAGAACAG gAAATAAAAGTTCTCCAGCATTTAAAGCACCCAAATATCGTCCAATATTACGGCAGTGAAATA ATGGAAGACAGTTTTTGCATATATCTGGAATATGTTCATCCAGGATCAATTAATAAGTATGTCCGGGATCATGGTGGAGCTATGACAGAGTCAATAGTTCGAAATTTTACACGGCATATAGTATCAGGGCTGGCTTACTTACATAGCACTAAGACGATACACAG GGACATTAAGGGGGCAAATTTGCTTGTTGACGCATCGGGAATCGTCAAGCTTGCAGATTTTGGATTAGCAAAACAT CTCTCAGGCTGTGCAACTAATCTATCTCTGAAAGGGAGTCCGCACTGGATGGCTCCGGAG GTAATGCAGGCTATGATACGGAAAGATGCCAATCCAGAGCTTGCCTGTGCTATTGATATATGGAGTATGGGTTGTACCGTCATTGAAATGTTCACTGGAGAACCCCCTTGGAGTGGATTAGATGGG gtGAAAGCTATGTTCAGTGCGCTGAACAAATCGCCACCTGTACCTGAAACGTTGTCTTCGGAAGGAAAGGATTTCCTCCAGTGCTGCTTTCAGAGGAAACCTGAAGATCGGCCAACAGCTCTGATGTTACTTGAACATCCGTTCCTAAGTAATGCTAATTCGCGTGAACATAGTGCGACCGTTTCAGGTTGCTCAGAAGAATTTTCTCGGATGAAATTACAT AGTCCAAGGGACTCAACAAACCATATTATGGAATTAAATCTACTTTCACCAGGAATATCATCTATGCACGCAAAATCTCCACATAACGGGTAA
- the LOC132041204 gene encoding mitogen-activated protein kinase kinase kinase 5-like isoform X1 — MPFTRKAFSLFSSSSASTSPSHESPKSYGGGGKRLTRLRKLRHVDDDDIDLHPNVGSQSMPVSPDCYKNSGSPVSRSSRYQKPCHWSKSVKPQPLPLPELNSVQKQSTSDANMPARVQGDASNCAVIRDPSHQTPVETGNSKHKRSSTPTYRRRHFPQDQNSEGVEENFRLNVPARSAPGSGFTSPNLSPKQYGTADLFRPTFHQASSPPDSSLDRHAGYSIQLSTARVTQSADHSPLSSPRLHPVNRIWNHQNGSLHSHHKSLPESPVDWPEGNNVHPLPLPPGVSQQPQLPTSQNNIDKPDIPYVKGQWQKGKLLGRGTYGSVYEATNRETGALCAMKEVDLNPDDPKSAECIKQLEQEIKVLQHLKHPNIVQYYGSEIMEDSFCIYLEYVHPGSINKYVRDHGGAMTESIVRNFTRHIVSGLAYLHSTKTIHRDIKGANLLVDASGIVKLADFGLAKHLSGCATNLSLKGSPHWMAPEVMQAMIRKDANPELACAIDIWSMGCTVIEMFTGEPPWSGLDGVKAMFSALNKSPPVPETLSSEGKDFLQCCFQRKPEDRPTALMLLEHPFLSNANSREHSATVSGCSEEFSRMKLHSPRDSTNHIMELNLLSPGISSMHAKSPHNGETSHQSHSVTCDYGAASHHSPRSTLEILPSISSPELNPSSSNIPNNKFSPW, encoded by the exons ATGCCTTTTACAAGAAAAGCATTTTCACTGTTTTCAAGTTCCTCTGCATCTACTTCACCTTCACACGAGTCTCCCAAAAGTTATGGAGGTGGAGGAAAGCGGCTTACTCGGCTGCGTAAATTGAGacatgttgatgatgatgatattgatttgCACCCAAATGTTGGCTCTCAATCCATGCCAGTTTCTCCTGATTGCTATAAGAATTCAGGGTCACCAGTGTCTCGATCCTCTCGGTATCAGAAGCCTTGTCACTGGTCTAAATCCGTCAAGCCTCAGCCTTTGCCGCTACCTGAGCTAAATTCTGTGCAGAAACAAAGTACTAGTGATGCTAATATGCCTGCCAGAGTCCAAGGGGATGCTTCAAATTGTGCTGTCATAAG GGATCCTTCTCATCAAACTCCAGTAGAGACGGGAAACTCTAAGCATAAAAGATCATCTACTCCAACTTATCGCCGTCGGCATTTCCCTCAGGATCAAAATTCTGAAGGCGTTGAAGAGAATTTCAGACTTAACGTTCCTGCTAGAAGTGCTCCAGGCAGCGGTTTTACAAGTCCGAATCTTAGCCCAAAACAATATGGCACAGCAGACCTTTTCCGTCCTACATTTCATCAGGCATCATCACCCCCCGACAGTTCTTTGGATAGACATGCAGGTTATTCTATCCAACTTTCAACTGCTAGGGTTACACAGAGCGCTGATCATTCTCCCCTTAGTAGCCCGAGATTACATCCAGTTAACAGAATTTGGAATCACCAAAACGGTTCTCTGCATTCACATCACAAATCACTCCCGGAAAGTCCTGTAGATTGGCCCGAAGGCAATAATGTGCACCCGCTACCCCTTCCACCCGGAGTTTCACAACAGCCACAATTACCTACCAGTCAGAACAATATAGATAAACCAGATATACCATATGTAAAAGGTCAATGGCAAAAGGGGAAACTCTTAGGACGTGGTACTTATGGAAGTGTATATGAAGCTACTAACCG TGAAACTGGTGCTCTGTGTGCAATGAAAGAAGTCGATCTCAATCCAGATGATCCTAAATCTGCTGAATGCATAAAACAGCTAGAACAG gAAATAAAAGTTCTCCAGCATTTAAAGCACCCAAATATCGTCCAATATTACGGCAGTGAAATA ATGGAAGACAGTTTTTGCATATATCTGGAATATGTTCATCCAGGATCAATTAATAAGTATGTCCGGGATCATGGTGGAGCTATGACAGAGTCAATAGTTCGAAATTTTACACGGCATATAGTATCAGGGCTGGCTTACTTACATAGCACTAAGACGATACACAG GGACATTAAGGGGGCAAATTTGCTTGTTGACGCATCGGGAATCGTCAAGCTTGCAGATTTTGGATTAGCAAAACAT CTCTCAGGCTGTGCAACTAATCTATCTCTGAAAGGGAGTCCGCACTGGATGGCTCCGGAG GTAATGCAGGCTATGATACGGAAAGATGCCAATCCAGAGCTTGCCTGTGCTATTGATATATGGAGTATGGGTTGTACCGTCATTGAAATGTTCACTGGAGAACCCCCTTGGAGTGGATTAGATGGG gtGAAAGCTATGTTCAGTGCGCTGAACAAATCGCCACCTGTACCTGAAACGTTGTCTTCGGAAGGAAAGGATTTCCTCCAGTGCTGCTTTCAGAGGAAACCTGAAGATCGGCCAACAGCTCTGATGTTACTTGAACATCCGTTCCTAAGTAATGCTAATTCGCGTGAACATAGTGCGACCGTTTCAGGTTGCTCAGAAGAATTTTCTCGGATGAAATTACAT AGTCCAAGGGACTCAACAAACCATATTATGGAATTAAATCTACTTTCACCAGGAATATCATCTATGCACGCAAAATCTCCACATAACGG CGAAACAAGTCACCAATCGCATTCTGTAACGTGTGATTATGGAGCAGCTTCTCACCACTCTCCTCGTTCTACACTAGAAATACTTCCTAGTATTTCTTCGCCAGAGCTGAATCCTAGTTCATCAAATATTCCCAATAATAAGTTTTCTCCTTGGTGA
- the LOC132040479 gene encoding protein MIZU-KUSSEI 1: MAFRFKNQKTKSSSIYSSPFHQMENPPLLSLLQRTTTHHNCTTTTTNTNTNTNTNTKKSRKSSSSTSGGIFRMFKLLPMLTTGCKMVALLGGRPRNKMLTDKATTITLFGYKKGRVSLAIQEDPHRPPIFVIELPMLTGAFHKEMASDIVRLALESETKTHKKKVLEEFVWAVYCNGRKFGYSIRRTKNMSEDETHVMQLLRGVSMGAGVLSCPVHDEKENRGVDGEMTYIRARFDRVVGSKDSEAFYMINPDGASGQELSIFFVRVH, translated from the coding sequence ATGGCCTTCCGATTCAAGAACCAAAAAACTAAATCATCTTCAATATACTCTAGTCCATTCCACCAAATGGAAAACCCTCCCTTATTATCATTGCTCCAACGTACCACTACTCATCACAATTGTACGACAACTACTACtaatacaaatacaaatacaaacacaaacaccaaaaaatcaagaaaatcttcTAGTAGTACTAGTGGTGGCATTTTTCGTATGTTTAAACTCCTCCCCATGTTAACAACCGGTTGCAAAATGGTTGCCTTATTAGGTGGTCGTCCAAGAAATAAAATGTTAACCGATAAAGCCACAACAATTACTTTATTTGGTTACAAAAAAGGTAGAGTTAGCCTAGCAATTCAAGAAGACCCTCATAGACCTCCGATTTTCGTGATCGAGCTACCGATGCTCACCGGTGCTTTTCACAAAGAAATGGCATCGGATATAGTAAGATTGGCACTCGAGAGTGAAACTAAGACACATAAAAAGAAAGTGTTGGAGGAATTTGTTTGGGCAGTTTATTGTAATGGGAGGAAATTTGGGTATTCAATAAGAAGGACTAAAAATATGAGTGaggatgaaactcatgtgatGCAACTATTGAGAGGTGTTTCAATGGGTGCTGGAGTTCTTTCTTGTCCAGTACATGATGAGAAGGAGAATAGAGGTGTTGATGGAGAAATGACTTATATAAGGGCAAGATTTGATAGGGTTGTTGGATCAAAAGATTCAGAGGCATTTTATATGATTAATCCTGATGGTGCATCTGGTCAAGAATTGAGTATTTTCTTCGTAAGAGTTCATTGA